GAAATTGAACTACTATGGCTCGCTATTGCCGAATCCTGCCAGGGTCAAGGTGCATGGTCTGACGGGGCTTGGCTTTGGACTCTACTATCTCTACCTCTTTGGCTTATCGCATCTGCTTATCCCGTATTGGGCTATACTGGCTGGACTGGGGCGACGGCTAATGCGGGAGAACGCCACCGCCGGAAGGTTGTTGTCTCTGACGATTCTTTGGTTCGTCTATGCTGCAGCGGTAGGCGGCGACTTCATGGAATTCCGGTTCTTAGCACCGGTGATACCGTTGATGGTGGTGCTGATCACGGCTTCAATCGTTCGTTATATTCCGCTACGACCTGTCGGGTCGTTGCTTCTGGTCGGGCTGGCACTGGGGATGTTTAACGGCTGGTTTTCGCTTAGTAGATTCGTCTTCAGTTATGGTCTTGAGACGGCAAGTGAACTTCGGGATCATCTAATCCATCCCAAGGAGAACTGGACCGGCATCGGCCTCCGTCTGGGCGAACTGTTCGGCGGGACGAATGTGAAACTGTCGGCCGGAGCGGCGGGCGCGATACCTTACTATTCGGGCCTGGTGACGGTCGATTTCATTGGACTCACCGATCCGCACTTGCCGCGCATTGGGCTGCCCTTCACCAAGGTTCCAGGGCATCGCATCATCGCTCCGGTTGAATACCTGATGGAGCGCGGCGTCAACCTATTAGTTGAGCCGAACAACTTTATGTTCACAAACGGGGACTTCGCAACCTTCGCCCGTTCCGCCAATTGGGGCAGTCTGCAGAGGTTCTACCTCAATCTGGAACGACCGGTCAAGGGGCGTGCGCTTGAAGAAGTGATCCTGCTCGGCATACCGATCGACGGGCAGCATACGTTGGCGGCGTGGTACATGACCCCGCATCCTGAAGTGGAACGGATTGCGCGGGAGCAGGGATTCAGGCGAATACGAATCAGCCGCTGGTAAGGGGGACGGTAGGAAGTTGACAGGAGTTGGTTCCCATTGAAGATTCTCCTTGAGTATTCGTTGTCAAGGTTGTAATTTGAAATGGTAAGGAGGATGGGCGCGGGAACCAGGACGGGAATCGGGAAAGGTCTTGCGTGTCAGGTACTCAATGATCGAACTGAGGTTTCATAGTCGGGGCGGACAGGGAGGTGTCGTCGCCGGCAAGATTCTGGCCGTGGCGGTCTTCAAGGAAGGTCGTCATGTTCAGGCGTTTCCGACGTTCGGGGTAGAACGACGGGCGGCTCCAGTTAAAGCGTTCGTACGCATCGACGACCAACCGATCCGGCTGCGTAACCAGATCTATGAGCCTGACCATGTCGTGGTGCTCGATCCGAGCCTCATCGCGATGGAAGACGTGACCCAAGGCTTGAAGCCGGGCGGGACAATCCTGATCAATAGTGACAAACCACCGGATCACTTTGGATTCGCCAACGGCTACCGGGTGGTGACGGTCGATGCTTCGACGATTGCCGTGCGCAACGGACTCGGTTCGGTCACCCAACCGATAGTCAATACTGCGATCCTGGGGGCGGTATCGAAGGCGCTGGGGGTCGTCGATATTGAGTCAGTCGTATCGGCTATCGGCGAAGAGGTGCCCGGCAAAGCAGCGGCCAACGCCAAGGCGGCAC
The DNA window shown above is from Calditrichota bacterium and carries:
- a CDS encoding pyruvate ferredoxin oxidoreductase, yielding MIELRFHSRGGQGGVVAGKILAVAVFKEGRHVQAFPTFGVERRAAPVKAFVRIDDQPIRLRNQIYEPDHVVVLDPSLIAMEDVTQGLKPGGTILINSDKPPDHFGFANGYRVVTVDASTIAVRNGLGSVTQPIVNTAILGAVSKALGVVDIESVVSAIGEEVPGKAAANAKAAREAYAATGGQESP